The Kitasatospora sp. NBC_00374 genome has a segment encoding these proteins:
- a CDS encoding MFS transporter has product MSTPPQTAPVPAPARSPRLHYAWVVAGVALIVLIGSAGFRSTPGLMMDALNSEFGWSHATVSSAVSVNLTLYGLTAPFAAALMDRFGVRLVTVCALLLIATGSGLTVLMTEPWQLVLCWGVLVGLGSGSMAGAFATTITGRWFHAHQGLVTGVLTAAGAAGNLVFMPVLAALVTEYGWRTAVVVVSLAATAVAVPVLLLMRERPADLGLLPLGATGQPAPPAVTGSALARSLRVLRDAARTRAFWLLAGSFAICGATTAGLVGTHFIPAAHDHGMPVTTGASLLALVGIFDVVGTVASGWFTDRFDSRALLVTYYALRGVSLLFLPQLFADSLRPPILAFVIFYGLDWVATVPPTIALCRRHFGADAPVVFGWVLAAHQIGAAAVASLAGLARDRFGDYDLAWYAAGGLCAVAVLLCLGLARRPAGTPVADPAG; this is encoded by the coding sequence CTGAGCACCCCACCGCAGACCGCCCCCGTCCCCGCCCCCGCGAGATCCCCCCGGCTCCACTACGCCTGGGTGGTCGCCGGCGTCGCACTGATCGTGCTGATCGGCTCGGCCGGCTTCCGCTCCACCCCGGGCCTGATGATGGACGCGCTGAACAGCGAGTTCGGCTGGTCGCACGCCACCGTCTCCAGCGCCGTCTCGGTCAACCTGACCCTGTACGGGCTGACCGCCCCGTTCGCCGCCGCCCTGATGGACCGCTTCGGCGTCCGGCTGGTGACGGTCTGCGCGCTGCTGCTGATCGCGACCGGTTCCGGGCTGACGGTCCTGATGACCGAGCCCTGGCAGCTGGTGCTCTGCTGGGGCGTCCTGGTGGGCCTGGGCAGCGGCTCGATGGCGGGCGCCTTCGCGACCACCATCACCGGCCGCTGGTTCCACGCCCACCAGGGCCTGGTCACCGGGGTGCTCACCGCCGCAGGCGCGGCGGGCAACCTGGTCTTCATGCCGGTGCTGGCCGCACTGGTCACCGAGTACGGCTGGCGGACCGCCGTGGTGGTCGTCTCGCTGGCGGCCACCGCCGTCGCCGTCCCGGTCCTGCTGCTGATGCGCGAGCGTCCCGCCGACCTCGGCCTGCTGCCGCTCGGCGCGACCGGACAGCCGGCCCCGCCCGCGGTGACCGGCAGCGCCCTGGCCAGGTCGCTGCGGGTGCTCCGGGACGCCGCCCGCACCCGGGCGTTCTGGCTGCTGGCCGGCTCCTTCGCGATCTGCGGCGCCACCACCGCCGGCCTGGTCGGCACCCACTTCATCCCGGCCGCGCACGACCACGGCATGCCCGTCACCACCGGCGCGAGCCTGCTCGCCCTGGTCGGCATCTTCGACGTGGTCGGCACCGTGGCCAGCGGCTGGTTCACCGACCGCTTCGACTCCCGGGCGCTGCTGGTCACCTACTACGCGCTGCGCGGAGTCTCGCTGCTGTTCCTGCCGCAGCTGTTCGCCGACTCGCTACGGCCGCCGATCCTGGCCTTCGTGATCTTCTACGGCCTGGACTGGGTGGCCACCGTCCCGCCGACCATCGCGCTCTGCCGCCGCCACTTCGGCGCGGACGCTCCGGTCGTCTTCGGCTGGGTGCTGGCCGCCCACCAGATCGGGGCGGCCGCCGTCGCCTCGCTGGCCGGCCTGGCCCGCGACCGGTTCGGCGACTACGACCTGGCCTGGTACGCGGCGGGCGGGCTGTGCGCGGTCGCGGTCCTGCTCTGCCTGGGCCTCGCCCGGCGCCCCGCCGGCACACCCGTCGCCGACCCGGCCGGTTAG
- a CDS encoding N-acetyltransferase family protein yields MTLRFTLDPDLTPDLRAAVTALWVDATNAGGAVGFVPPVGPAQVEPVAERAFEGTGPGQPDRLLVAYEEESGRPAGLLFFTSMRFDLMEHWRLLTRVMVHPALQGRGYGAALLAEAERIARDWGLAGLKLTVRGGLGLEDFYSRCGYKEVGRVPGAIRVADGDDRDEVTMWLGLH; encoded by the coding sequence ATGACCCTGCGCTTCACGCTCGACCCGGACCTCACCCCCGACCTGCGCGCCGCCGTCACCGCCCTGTGGGTGGACGCCACCAACGCCGGCGGCGCGGTCGGCTTCGTGCCGCCGGTGGGCCCGGCGCAGGTCGAGCCGGTCGCCGAGCGCGCGTTCGAGGGCACCGGGCCCGGGCAGCCGGACCGGCTGCTGGTCGCGTACGAGGAGGAGAGCGGCCGGCCGGCCGGGCTGCTGTTCTTCACCTCCATGCGCTTCGACCTGATGGAGCACTGGCGGCTGCTCACCCGGGTCATGGTCCACCCTGCCCTGCAGGGGCGCGGGTACGGCGCGGCCCTGCTGGCCGAGGCCGAGCGGATCGCCCGCGACTGGGGCCTGGCCGGGCTGAAGCTGACCGTGCGCGGGGGGCTGGGCCTGGAGGACTTCTACAGCCGCTGCGGGTACAAGGAGGTCGGCCGGGTGCCGGGGGCGATCCGGGTCGCCGACGGGGACGACCGGGACGAGGTCACGATGTGGCTGGGGCTGCACTGA
- a CDS encoding DUF4229 domain-containing protein, with the protein MSSKTHATLRYTSLRVSIFLGCLLIALLLGHFGVIPVTGNSGVVFLVLLAGVVSAPISYVLLSKQRDAMSAQITEKVETIRARTAAQNAQEDAADDAARAAAAPAVQN; encoded by the coding sequence GTGAGCAGCAAGACGCACGCCACGCTCCGCTACACCTCCCTGCGGGTCAGTATCTTCCTGGGCTGCCTGCTGATCGCCCTGCTGCTGGGCCACTTCGGCGTGATCCCGGTGACCGGCAACTCCGGCGTGGTGTTCCTGGTGCTGCTCGCCGGCGTGGTGTCCGCGCCGATCAGCTACGTGCTGCTGAGCAAGCAGCGGGACGCGATGTCCGCGCAGATCACCGAGAAGGTCGAGACGATCCGCGCCCGCACCGCCGCGCAGAACGCGCAGGAGGACGCGGCCGACGACGCCGCCCGTGCCGCAGCCGCCCCGGCCGTGCAGAACTGA
- a CDS encoding LacI family DNA-binding transcriptional regulator, producing MPPSEAGPAAAPTPPKRPTGRDVARLAGVSQATVSLVFSGSDAGHRVSEATRERIREAARSLGYRPQAAGRQLRLGRSGMILLAVPNLLGPFFGRVLTGVHEEAGKHGLAVVVSSGWGSATLADAAATSRFDGLLVCSPDDSQLGDLPPDTPAVFLDADPAVNRGRPTVELDVAGGMREAVEHLAALGHRRIGHLRSTHSAYTFRVRQAAFEHATRDFEVVELGVSLNEGRQAAFEAAHRLLGGPDRPRAVVCDDDVVASGLYQAAAELGLRIPADVSVVGIDNIPVAELLAPPLTTVDLPGEELGRAGVTALAALLRGEPAPEVAPLATTLVLRSSTDPAGEPS from the coding sequence GTGCCACCGTCCGAGGCCGGACCGGCCGCCGCCCCGACCCCGCCGAAGCGGCCGACCGGCCGTGACGTGGCCCGGCTCGCGGGTGTCTCCCAGGCGACCGTCTCGCTGGTCTTCTCCGGCTCCGACGCCGGGCACCGCGTCTCCGAGGCGACCCGTGAGCGGATCCGGGAGGCGGCCCGCAGCCTCGGCTACCGCCCGCAGGCGGCCGGCCGGCAGCTGCGGCTGGGCCGCAGCGGGATGATCCTGCTCGCGGTGCCCAACCTGCTCGGCCCGTTCTTCGGCCGGGTCCTGACCGGGGTCCACGAGGAGGCCGGCAAGCACGGGCTGGCCGTCGTGGTCAGCAGCGGCTGGGGGAGCGCCACCCTCGCCGACGCCGCCGCCACCAGCCGCTTCGACGGCCTGCTGGTCTGCTCCCCGGACGACAGCCAGCTCGGCGACCTCCCGCCGGACACCCCCGCGGTCTTCCTGGACGCGGACCCGGCGGTCAACCGCGGCCGGCCGACCGTCGAGCTCGACGTGGCCGGCGGCATGCGGGAGGCGGTCGAACACCTCGCCGCGCTCGGCCACCGGCGGATCGGCCACCTGCGCTCGACCCACTCCGCGTACACCTTCCGGGTCCGGCAGGCCGCCTTCGAGCACGCCACCCGGGACTTCGAGGTGGTGGAGCTGGGCGTCAGCCTGAACGAGGGCCGGCAGGCCGCCTTCGAGGCCGCGCACCGGCTGCTCGGCGGCCCGGACCGGCCGCGGGCCGTGGTCTGCGACGACGACGTGGTCGCCTCCGGGCTCTACCAGGCCGCCGCCGAACTCGGCCTGCGGATCCCCGCGGACGTCTCGGTGGTGGGGATCGACAACATTCCGGTGGCCGAGCTGCTGGCCCCGCCGCTGACCACCGTCGACCTCCCCGGCGAGGAGCTCGGCCGGGCCGGGGTCACCGCGCTCGCCGCCCTGCTGCGCGGCGAGCCGGCGCCCGAGGTGGCGCCGCTCGCCACCACCCTGGTGCTCCGCAGCTCGACCGACCCGGCCGGCGAACCGTCCTGA
- a CDS encoding MFS transporter, with translation MTPRCRRLPRRPNTMGYLALLRAPHVTRLLLGTLLGRLPAGMTALVIALALREAGAPYSRIGLATAAYAIAAAVGGPVLGRIVDRTGQPRVLIVSAVVAGLGYALLALTPGSPSAALTGAALAGLAMPPLEPCLRSLWPAVVEEEQLDTAYAFDSASQQVLYVAGPLAVAGLAAAFGPSTALWTAAALGLLGALVVATTAPARAWQAPPREASAGLLGPLRSPGLVLLLVGLAGAGWTVGSQNVLFIAYAESHPGRLPGGAGSLLALAALGGLVGALVYGALPWRISTATRTWTIALGMAVSYLPLLLLPGPLAMAGLALLSGISLAPLLAAAFVLVAELAPTGTVTEAFAWLVTLFATGNAAGYAVSGLLATDSLPGVALCAVGGIALGGLLLFGCRRRLRPTAPTAPAATSPDGMPERMSERMPERTPEHAPVA, from the coding sequence GTGACCCCCCGCTGCCGCCGCCTGCCCAGGAGACCGAACACCATGGGCTACCTCGCCCTGCTCCGCGCCCCGCACGTCACCCGACTGCTGCTGGGCACCCTGCTCGGCCGACTGCCCGCCGGCATGACCGCCCTGGTGATCGCCCTGGCCCTGCGCGAGGCCGGCGCCCCCTACAGCAGGATCGGCCTGGCCACCGCCGCGTACGCGATCGCCGCCGCCGTCGGCGGGCCGGTGCTCGGACGGATCGTCGACCGCACCGGACAGCCCCGGGTGCTGATCGTCTCCGCCGTCGTCGCCGGGCTCGGCTACGCCCTGCTCGCGCTCACCCCCGGCTCACCGTCCGCCGCCCTCACCGGCGCCGCCCTCGCCGGACTGGCGATGCCGCCGCTCGAACCCTGCCTGCGCTCACTGTGGCCGGCCGTGGTCGAGGAGGAGCAGCTGGACACCGCCTACGCCTTCGACTCCGCCTCCCAGCAGGTGCTGTACGTGGCCGGGCCGCTGGCCGTGGCCGGGCTGGCCGCCGCCTTCGGACCGTCCACAGCCCTGTGGACGGCCGCCGCGCTCGGCCTGCTCGGCGCGCTGGTGGTCGCCACCACCGCCCCGGCCCGGGCCTGGCAGGCACCGCCCCGGGAGGCTTCCGCCGGGCTGCTCGGCCCGCTGCGCTCACCCGGCCTGGTGCTGCTGCTGGTCGGACTGGCCGGGGCCGGCTGGACGGTCGGCTCGCAGAACGTCCTGTTCATCGCCTACGCGGAGAGCCACCCCGGCAGGCTGCCGGGCGGCGCGGGCAGCCTGCTGGCGCTGGCCGCGCTCGGCGGGCTGGTCGGCGCGCTGGTCTACGGCGCGCTGCCGTGGCGGATCAGCACCGCGACCCGGACCTGGACGATCGCGCTCGGGATGGCCGTCAGCTACCTGCCGTTGCTGCTGCTCCCCGGCCCGCTCGCGATGGCCGGCCTGGCGCTGCTCTCCGGGATCTCCCTGGCCCCGCTGCTGGCCGCCGCCTTCGTCCTGGTCGCCGAGCTGGCCCCGACCGGCACGGTGACCGAGGCCTTCGCCTGGCTGGTCACCCTGTTCGCGACCGGGAACGCGGCCGGCTACGCCGTCTCCGGCCTGCTGGCGACCGACTCGCTGCCGGGTGTCGCACTCTGCGCGGTGGGCGGGATCGCGCTGGGCGGGCTGCTGCTGTTCGGCTGCCGCCGCCGGCTGCGGCCCACGGCTCCCACGGCTCCCGCCGCCACCTCGCCGGACGGGATGCCCGAGCGGATGTCGGAGCGGATGCCGGAGCGGACGCCGGAGCACGCACCGGTCGCCTGA
- a CDS encoding dicarboxylate/amino acid:cation symporter, with the protein MSTAPSFLAKVRKTPFWVQIVGGLVLGGLLGWLARSQDISWLTTTLETIGKTFVQLLKLAVPPLVFTAIVVSVANLRNVTNAARLAVRTLLWFLITSLIAVAIGLTLGLLTDPGKGAGLSTEGVKGVEDAGTWVDFLTGIVPTNIATAFVEVNVLQIVFLAVVTGAAILKIGEKAAPVLKLSESVLDLVQTALWWVIRLAPLGTLGLIGKSVAKYGWDLLKPFATLTVDVYVGCALVLFVVYSLLLRFVGGLNPLNFFKGAWPAIQLAFVSRSSVGTLPVTRRVTERLGVPTEYASFAVPFGATTKMDGCAAIYPSLAAIFVAQVYGIDLGIGDYLLIAFVSVVGSAATAGLTGAIVMLTLTLSTLGLPLEGVGLLLAIDPILDMVRTATNVAGQSVVPILVAAREKTLDLTAYNNPTGDLLDEPVAPVGVVVAA; encoded by the coding sequence ATGTCCACAGCACCCTCGTTCCTGGCGAAGGTCCGAAAGACCCCGTTCTGGGTCCAGATCGTCGGCGGCCTCGTCCTCGGCGGCCTGCTCGGCTGGCTCGCCCGGTCCCAGGACATCTCCTGGCTCACCACCACGCTCGAGACCATCGGCAAGACCTTCGTCCAGCTGCTCAAACTGGCCGTGCCGCCCCTGGTCTTCACCGCGATCGTGGTGAGCGTCGCCAACCTGCGCAACGTCACCAACGCCGCCCGGCTCGCCGTGCGCACCCTGCTCTGGTTCCTGATCACCTCGCTGATCGCGGTCGCCATCGGTCTCACCCTCGGCCTGCTCACCGACCCGGGCAAGGGTGCCGGCCTGTCCACCGAAGGCGTCAAGGGCGTCGAGGACGCCGGCACCTGGGTCGACTTCCTGACCGGCATCGTCCCGACCAACATCGCCACCGCGTTCGTCGAGGTGAACGTCCTCCAGATCGTCTTCCTCGCCGTCGTCACCGGCGCGGCCATCCTGAAGATCGGCGAGAAGGCCGCCCCCGTCCTCAAGCTCAGCGAGTCGGTCCTCGACCTCGTGCAGACCGCCCTGTGGTGGGTCATCCGGCTGGCGCCGCTCGGCACCCTCGGCCTGATCGGCAAGTCCGTCGCCAAGTACGGCTGGGACCTGCTCAAGCCGTTCGCGACGCTGACCGTCGACGTGTACGTCGGCTGCGCCCTGGTGCTCTTCGTGGTCTACTCGCTGCTGCTCAGGTTCGTCGGCGGCCTCAACCCGCTGAACTTCTTCAAGGGCGCCTGGCCCGCGATCCAGCTCGCCTTCGTCTCCCGCTCCTCCGTCGGCACCCTGCCGGTCACCCGCCGGGTCACCGAGCGCCTCGGAGTGCCCACCGAGTACGCCTCCTTCGCGGTCCCGTTCGGCGCGACCACCAAGATGGACGGCTGCGCCGCGATCTACCCGTCGCTGGCCGCGATCTTCGTCGCCCAGGTCTACGGCATCGACCTCGGCATCGGCGACTACCTGCTGATCGCCTTCGTCTCGGTGGTCGGCTCCGCCGCCACGGCCGGCCTCACCGGCGCGATCGTGATGCTCACCCTCACCCTCTCCACCCTGGGCCTGCCCCTGGAAGGCGTCGGCCTGCTGCTGGCCATCGACCCGATCCTCGACATGGTTCGAACGGCCACGAACGTTGCCGGACAGTCGGTCGTGCCGATCCTGGTCGCGGCCCGCGAGAAGACCCTCGACCTGACGGCGTACAACAACCCGACCGGTGACCTGCTCGACGAGCCCGTGGCCCCCGTCGGGGTCGTCGTCGCGGCCTGA
- a CDS encoding ArsR family transcriptional regulator, translated as MLRIHFTADDLARTRLAPGADAAAELTISLQLLGGALPTDRLAPWRRGLRGQLGPHGRVLLELLAPGAGLPEFLHLPGGGTIGSSPTDTADVDQSLIDRHLDRLAVRRAPTPFTRALARRSTDALQLLGTAVSDYRTQAVDPYWHRIRAQVDADRALRGRALTDGGVERLLTTLHPRIRWRAPVLEVDLGPSWTSDVRLTGQGLLLQPVLLSAGGPVFGITSGPGGLPELLYPARPEEPLLPDTAPDLDALGVLLGRTRAAVLEALADTGGCSTGELARATGTAAATASQHAAVLRAAGLVLTRRSGSSVLHTLTPLGRSLLPEHPAGTAAEALRRAPKPR; from the coding sequence ATGCTGCGAATCCACTTCACCGCGGACGATCTGGCCCGGACCAGGCTGGCCCCGGGCGCGGACGCCGCCGCGGAGCTGACGATCAGTCTCCAGTTACTCGGCGGCGCCCTGCCGACAGACCGGCTGGCGCCCTGGCGGCGCGGCCTGCGCGGACAGCTCGGCCCGCACGGTCGGGTCCTGCTGGAGCTGCTGGCCCCCGGGGCCGGTCTGCCCGAGTTCCTGCACCTGCCGGGCGGCGGCACCATCGGGTCCAGCCCGACCGACACCGCCGACGTGGACCAGTCGCTGATCGACCGCCACCTGGACCGGCTGGCCGTCCGCCGGGCGCCGACCCCGTTCACCCGGGCCCTGGCCCGAAGGAGCACCGACGCACTGCAGTTGCTCGGCACCGCCGTCTCCGACTACCGGACGCAGGCGGTCGACCCGTACTGGCACCGGATCCGCGCCCAGGTCGACGCCGACCGGGCCCTGCGCGGCCGCGCCCTGACGGACGGCGGCGTGGAGCGGCTGCTGACCACCCTGCACCCGCGGATCCGCTGGCGGGCCCCGGTGCTGGAGGTGGATCTCGGCCCGTCCTGGACGAGCGACGTCCGGCTGACCGGACAGGGCCTGCTGCTCCAACCGGTGCTGCTCTCCGCCGGCGGGCCGGTCTTCGGTATCACCTCCGGCCCCGGCGGGCTCCCCGAACTGCTCTACCCCGCCCGGCCCGAGGAGCCGCTGCTGCCCGACACCGCCCCGGACCTCGACGCCCTCGGCGTCCTGCTCGGCCGCACCCGCGCCGCCGTACTGGAGGCCCTCGCCGACACCGGCGGCTGCTCGACCGGCGAACTCGCCCGGGCCACCGGCACCGCCGCCGCGACCGCCAGCCAGCACGCGGCGGTCCTGCGCGCCGCAGGCCTGGTCCTCACCCGGCGCTCGGGCAGTTCGGTACTGCACACCCTCACCCCGCTCGGGCGGTCACTGCTCCCCGAACACCCGGCCGGCACCGCCGCCGAAGCCCTCCGCCGGGCCCCGAAACCACGCTGA
- a CDS encoding cold-shock protein, with translation MATGTVKWFNAEKGFGFIAQEGGGPDVFVHYSAINASGFRSLEENQAVSFDVTQGPKGPQAENVTPV, from the coding sequence ATGGCGACCGGAACCGTCAAGTGGTTCAACGCCGAGAAGGGCTTCGGCTTCATCGCCCAGGAGGGCGGCGGCCCCGACGTCTTCGTCCACTACTCCGCCATCAACGCGAGCGGCTTCCGCTCGCTGGAGGAGAACCAGGCGGTCAGCTTCGACGTCACCCAGGGCCCCAAGGGCCCGCAGGCGGAGAACGTCACCCCTGTCTGA